A section of the Phaseolus vulgaris cultivar G19833 chromosome 8, P. vulgaris v2.0, whole genome shotgun sequence genome encodes:
- the LOC137824938 gene encoding uncharacterized protein codes for MTVDSVEEDHSPDADITFTKADLREVVPHDNDPIVISLVTTGKKVHRVLVDQGSSTDVKFWPTFNKLHLSLDHLRSYAGCLYGFAGDQVEVRGYIELRTTFADGTVARTEKIKYLVVNAPSAYNILLGRPMLNRLGPVPSTRHMKVKLPSMEGVAITIKSDQKEVRRCYENNLKQQRSVSHVTSTPPPGVDERRSEVLKVMWRWRKSGLWGAQRWPK; via the coding sequence ATGACGGTCGACTCGGTGGAAGAAGATCATTCCCCCGATGCTGACATTACATTCACAAAGGCGGATCTCCGAGaagttgtgcctcacgacaacgatcctatAGTCATCTCCCTCGTCACGACAGGGAAaaaggtgcacagggtcctcgtggaccagggaagctcgacGGACGTGAAGTTCTGGCcgacattcaacaagctgcacCTGTCCCTTGATCATCTGAGGTCGTATGcagggtgcttgtatggcttcgcaggggaccaagtggaggtgcGAGGCTACATAGAGCTGAGGACCACGTTCGCGGATGGGACCGTGGCTCGCACCGAAAAGATCAAGTACTTAGTGGTTAATGCCCCATCTGCCTACAACATACTTTTGGGAAGGCCGATGCTCAACAGGTTGGGACCAGTAccgtcgacgaggcacatgaaggtgaagttgccatcgatggaaggggtggcgATCACCATTAAGTCAGACCAGAAGGAGGTCAGGCGCTGCTATGAGAACAACCTCAAGCAGCAAAGGAGTGTGAGCCATGTTACCTCGACACCACCGCCAGGTGTGGACGAGAGGCGATCGGAGGTACTCAAGGTGATGTGGAGATGGAGGAAAAGCGGTCTCTGGGGTGCTCAGAGGTGGCCCAAGTAG